A single region of the Bicyclus anynana chromosome 14, ilBicAnyn1.1, whole genome shotgun sequence genome encodes:
- the LOC112048536 gene encoding ubiquitin carboxyl-terminal hydrolase 5 isoform X1, which produces MVLPNELKFLNFRQKYYLNKNNTIITEMASLDIMTPHLSKIKIPAPQQLIYKDECVYSFDNPESATGLYVSLTSFLGFGRNYVEQYFQKTGNAVFLHIHREKKPIPEPEQTGDGPEKKITRLAIGVEGGFDPDCGKPKFTYTDHYNVVVLPGFHTFPWPNDTLPEVVKKSVQGVLDAESPFKIAELEALQGTWDGEKREVSVHAVELKQLDNGVRIPPSGWKCAHCDLTTNLWLNLTDGAVLCGRKFFDGSGGNDHAVEHYRNTGYPLAVKLGTITAEGKGDVYSYAEDDMVEDPYLADHLQHFGINVKQLEKTDKSMVELELELNRRTGEWNTLQESGTELRPLHGPALTGMNNLGNSCYINSVIQVLFRMPDFVRRYVEGAPEIFSTFPDDPANDFDVQTAKLGVGLVSGRYSFPSSEGAQQGVSAHMYRRVVARGHAEFSTKRQQDAHEFYLHLLTLIERHSRHRANPADCLKFAVEDRIQCGESRGVRYTHRAEHHLPLPVPVGAATNAPQVRDYEARRAHAEAIGQRLDASHTVRPHIPFQACLDSFMKEDLVEQFFSSALNKKVTAHKTTRLATFPDYLLIQLKKFTIKEDWTPAKLDVAVEMPWEVDLSCLRGRGLQPDETLLPEATPETPPPVYNEALLSQLLDMGFPVEACKKSLYYTNNSGMEAASNWLMEHMADWDFANKFEPPGAQPAAGAAASVPVDEASVEQIAGMGFTRAQAERALRSTAGDVGRALDWIFSHADQLEEQPAAPTQDRTLGCRDGPEKYKLVAFISHMGTSTMVGHYVCHILHEGRWVIFNDNKVALSENPPKDLGYLYLYERL; this is translated from the exons ATGGTTTTGCCTAATGAAttgaagtttttaaattttagacagaaatattatttaaataaaaataatacaatcatCACAGAAATGGCATCGTTAGATATTATGACACCGCATttgtctaaaattaaaataccagCGCCCCAGCAGCTGATTTACAAGGATGAGTGTGTTTATTCCTTTGACAATCCG GAATCTGCGACCGGTTTGTACGTGTCACTGACATCGTTCCTCGGCTTCGGTCGGAATTACGTCGAACAGTATTTTCAAAAGACTGGCAACGCGGTTTTTCTACACATACACAGAGAGAAGAAACCT ATACCGGAACCGGAGCAAACGGGCGACGGACCAGAGAAGAAGATCACGCGGCTCGCGATCGGTGTCGAGGGTGGGTTCGATCCCGACTGTGGCAAGCCAAAGTTCACATACACCGACCATTACAATGTGGTAGTGTTGCCAGGCTTTCATACCTTCCCATGGCCTAATGACACATTACCTGAAGTG GTTAAGAAGTCTGTGCAAGGAGTGTTAGACGCAGAATCGCCATTCAAAATAGCTGAACTGGAAGCATTACAAGGCACTTGGGATGGAGAGAAACGAGAAGTATCTGT GCACGCGGTAGAGCTGAAACAACTGGACAACGGCGTGCGCATCCCGCCGTCGGGCTGGAAGTGCGCGCACTGCGACCTCACGACCAACCTGTGGCTCAACCTCACGGACGGCGCCGTGCTGTGCGGCAGGAAGTTCTTCGACGGCTCCGGGGGGAACGACCACGCT GTGGAACATTACCGCAACACTGGCTACCCGCTGGCGGTCAAGTTGGGTACCATCACGGCGGAAGGCAAGGGCGACGTGTACTCGTACGCCGAGGACGACATGGTGGAGGACCCCTACCTCGCAGACCATCTCCAGCACTTTGGCATCAATGTGAAGCAGTTGGAGAAG ACGGACAAGTCAATGGTGGAGCTGGAGCTGGAGCTGAACCGGCGCACGGGGGAGTGGAACACCCTGCAGGAGTCCGGCACCGAGCTGAGGCCGCTGCACGGGCCCGCCTTGACCGGGATGAATAACCTCGGCAACTCCTGCTACATCAACAGTGTTATACAG GTTTTGTTCCGAATGCCGGACTTCGTGCGCCGCTACGTGGAGGGCGCGCCGGAAATATTCTCCACCTTCCCCGACGACCCCGCCAACGACTTTGACGTGCAAAC GGCCAAACTGGGCGTGGGTTTGGTGTCCGGGCGGTATTCGTTTCCGTCGAGCGAGGGCGCGCAGCAGGGCGTGTCGGCGCACATGTACCGGCGAGTGGTCGCGCGCGGACACGCCGAGTTCAGCACCAAGCGGCAGCAGGACGCGCACGAGTTCTATCTGCATCTGCTCACTCTCATTGAG CGCCACAGCCGGCACCGCGCGAACCCGGCGGACTGCCTGAAGTTTGCGGTGGAGGACCGCATCCAGTGCGGCGAGTCGCGCGGCGTGCGCTACACGCACCGCGCCGAGCACCACCTGCCGCTGCCCGTGCCCGTGGGCGCGGCCACCAACGCGCCGCAGGTGCGCGACTACGAGGCGCGCCGCGCGCACGCCGAGGCCATCGGACAGCGGCT AGACGCGTCGCATACGGTCCGGCCGCACATCCCGTTCCAGGCGTGCCTCGACAGCTTCATGAAGGAGGACCTCGTCGAGCAGTTCTTCAGCTCGGCGCTCAACAAGAAAGTCACCGCGCACAA AACAACACGTTTGGCCACGTTTCCGGACTACTTGTTGATTCAGCTAAAGAAATTCACAATCAAAGAAGACTGGACCCCTGCCAAGCTCGACGTGGCCGTTGAAATGCCTTGGGAG GTAGATTTAAGTTGTCTGCGCGGTCGAGGACTGCAGCCCGACGAGACCCTTCTGCCCGAGGCGACGCCGGAGACTCCACCGCCTGTCTATAACGAGGCGCTTCTGTCACAACTA TTGGACATGGGATTCCCGGTGGAAGCGTGCAAGAAGTCTTTATACTACACCAACAACTCGGGCATGGAGGCGGCGTCCAACTGGCTAATGGAACACATGGCGGACTGGGATTTTGCCAACAAATTCGAGCCCCCAGGCGCGCAGCCAGCAG CAGGCGCGGCGGCGAGTGTGCCAGTGGACGAGGCGAGCGTGGAGCAGATAGCGGGCATGGGCTTCACGCGCGCGCAGGCGGAGCGAGCGCTGCGCAGCACGGCGGGTGACGTGGGGCGCGCGCTCGACTGGATCTTCAGCCACGCCGACCAGCTGGAGGAGCAGCCCGCCGCGCCGACGCAGGACAGGACGCTGGGCTGCAGGGACGGACCCGAAA AGTACAAGCTGGTGGCGTTCATCTCTCACATGGGCACGTCCACCATGGTGGGCCACTACGTGTGCCACATACTGCACGAAGGCCGGTGGGTCATATTCAATGACAATAAG GTGGCCCTCTCAGAAAACCCTCCCAAAGACCTCGGCTACCTGTATCTGTACGAGAGGCTGTGA
- the LOC112048536 gene encoding ubiquitin carboxyl-terminal hydrolase 5 isoform X2, translated as MVLPNELKFLNFRQKYYLNKNNTIITEMASLDIMTPHLSKIKIPAPQQLIYKDECVYSFDNPESATGLYVSLTSFLGFGRNYVEQYFQKTGNAVFLHIHREKKPIPEPEQTGDGPEKKITRLAIGVEGGFDPDCGKPKFTYTDHYNVVVLPGFHTFPWPNDTLPEVVKKSVQGVLDAESPFKIAELEALQGTWDGEKREVSVHAVELKQLDNGVRIPPSGWKCAHCDLTTNLWLNLTDGAVLCGRKFFDGSGGNDHAVEHYRNTGYPLAVKLGTITAEGKGDVYSYAEDDMVEDPYLADHLQHFGINVKQLEKTDKSMVELELELNRRTGEWNTLQESGTELRPLHGPALTGMNNLGNSCYINSVIQVLFRMPDFVRRYVEGAPEIFSTFPDDPANDFDVQTAKLGVGLVSGRYSFPSSEGAQQGVSAHMYRRVVARGHAEFSTKRQQDAHEFYLHLLTLIERHSRHRANPADCLKFAVEDRIQCGESRGVRYTHRAEHHLPLPVPVGAATNAPQVRDYEARRAHAEAIGQRLDASHTVRPHIPFQACLDSFMKEDLVEQFFSSALNKKVTAHKTTRLATFPDYLLIQLKKFTIKEDWTPAKLDVAVEMPWEVDLSCLRGRGLQPDETLLPEATPETPPPVYNEALLSQLLDMGFPVEACKKSLYYTNNSGMEAASNWLMEHMADWDFANKFEPPGAQPAGAAASVPVDEASVEQIAGMGFTRAQAERALRSTAGDVGRALDWIFSHADQLEEQPAAPTQDRTLGCRDGPEKYKLVAFISHMGTSTMVGHYVCHILHEGRWVIFNDNKVALSENPPKDLGYLYLYERL; from the exons ATGGTTTTGCCTAATGAAttgaagtttttaaattttagacagaaatattatttaaataaaaataatacaatcatCACAGAAATGGCATCGTTAGATATTATGACACCGCATttgtctaaaattaaaataccagCGCCCCAGCAGCTGATTTACAAGGATGAGTGTGTTTATTCCTTTGACAATCCG GAATCTGCGACCGGTTTGTACGTGTCACTGACATCGTTCCTCGGCTTCGGTCGGAATTACGTCGAACAGTATTTTCAAAAGACTGGCAACGCGGTTTTTCTACACATACACAGAGAGAAGAAACCT ATACCGGAACCGGAGCAAACGGGCGACGGACCAGAGAAGAAGATCACGCGGCTCGCGATCGGTGTCGAGGGTGGGTTCGATCCCGACTGTGGCAAGCCAAAGTTCACATACACCGACCATTACAATGTGGTAGTGTTGCCAGGCTTTCATACCTTCCCATGGCCTAATGACACATTACCTGAAGTG GTTAAGAAGTCTGTGCAAGGAGTGTTAGACGCAGAATCGCCATTCAAAATAGCTGAACTGGAAGCATTACAAGGCACTTGGGATGGAGAGAAACGAGAAGTATCTGT GCACGCGGTAGAGCTGAAACAACTGGACAACGGCGTGCGCATCCCGCCGTCGGGCTGGAAGTGCGCGCACTGCGACCTCACGACCAACCTGTGGCTCAACCTCACGGACGGCGCCGTGCTGTGCGGCAGGAAGTTCTTCGACGGCTCCGGGGGGAACGACCACGCT GTGGAACATTACCGCAACACTGGCTACCCGCTGGCGGTCAAGTTGGGTACCATCACGGCGGAAGGCAAGGGCGACGTGTACTCGTACGCCGAGGACGACATGGTGGAGGACCCCTACCTCGCAGACCATCTCCAGCACTTTGGCATCAATGTGAAGCAGTTGGAGAAG ACGGACAAGTCAATGGTGGAGCTGGAGCTGGAGCTGAACCGGCGCACGGGGGAGTGGAACACCCTGCAGGAGTCCGGCACCGAGCTGAGGCCGCTGCACGGGCCCGCCTTGACCGGGATGAATAACCTCGGCAACTCCTGCTACATCAACAGTGTTATACAG GTTTTGTTCCGAATGCCGGACTTCGTGCGCCGCTACGTGGAGGGCGCGCCGGAAATATTCTCCACCTTCCCCGACGACCCCGCCAACGACTTTGACGTGCAAAC GGCCAAACTGGGCGTGGGTTTGGTGTCCGGGCGGTATTCGTTTCCGTCGAGCGAGGGCGCGCAGCAGGGCGTGTCGGCGCACATGTACCGGCGAGTGGTCGCGCGCGGACACGCCGAGTTCAGCACCAAGCGGCAGCAGGACGCGCACGAGTTCTATCTGCATCTGCTCACTCTCATTGAG CGCCACAGCCGGCACCGCGCGAACCCGGCGGACTGCCTGAAGTTTGCGGTGGAGGACCGCATCCAGTGCGGCGAGTCGCGCGGCGTGCGCTACACGCACCGCGCCGAGCACCACCTGCCGCTGCCCGTGCCCGTGGGCGCGGCCACCAACGCGCCGCAGGTGCGCGACTACGAGGCGCGCCGCGCGCACGCCGAGGCCATCGGACAGCGGCT AGACGCGTCGCATACGGTCCGGCCGCACATCCCGTTCCAGGCGTGCCTCGACAGCTTCATGAAGGAGGACCTCGTCGAGCAGTTCTTCAGCTCGGCGCTCAACAAGAAAGTCACCGCGCACAA AACAACACGTTTGGCCACGTTTCCGGACTACTTGTTGATTCAGCTAAAGAAATTCACAATCAAAGAAGACTGGACCCCTGCCAAGCTCGACGTGGCCGTTGAAATGCCTTGGGAG GTAGATTTAAGTTGTCTGCGCGGTCGAGGACTGCAGCCCGACGAGACCCTTCTGCCCGAGGCGACGCCGGAGACTCCACCGCCTGTCTATAACGAGGCGCTTCTGTCACAACTA TTGGACATGGGATTCCCGGTGGAAGCGTGCAAGAAGTCTTTATACTACACCAACAACTCGGGCATGGAGGCGGCGTCCAACTGGCTAATGGAACACATGGCGGACTGGGATTTTGCCAACAAATTCGAGCCCCCAGGCGCGCAGCCAGCAG GCGCGGCGGCGAGTGTGCCAGTGGACGAGGCGAGCGTGGAGCAGATAGCGGGCATGGGCTTCACGCGCGCGCAGGCGGAGCGAGCGCTGCGCAGCACGGCGGGTGACGTGGGGCGCGCGCTCGACTGGATCTTCAGCCACGCCGACCAGCTGGAGGAGCAGCCCGCCGCGCCGACGCAGGACAGGACGCTGGGCTGCAGGGACGGACCCGAAA AGTACAAGCTGGTGGCGTTCATCTCTCACATGGGCACGTCCACCATGGTGGGCCACTACGTGTGCCACATACTGCACGAAGGCCGGTGGGTCATATTCAATGACAATAAG GTGGCCCTCTCAGAAAACCCTCCCAAAGACCTCGGCTACCTGTATCTGTACGAGAGGCTGTGA